In Micrococcus luteus NCTC 2665, a single window of DNA contains:
- the ctaE gene encoding aa3-type cytochrome oxidase subunit III, translating into MTTANPTLHQPTTGLPSRPNMVQVGTMVWLASELMFFGGLFAMYFTLRSTSPELWAENTAILNVPLAAANTLILVLSSVTAQFGVLAAERLQPRRTGGFLQFGKWGMVEWFILTFIMGSIFVAVQSYEYAVLVSEGVTIAANAYGSAFYITTGFHALHVAGGLIAFLFIIGRAYMARRFGHHEATSAIVVSYYWHFVDVVWIALFFIVYFLK; encoded by the coding sequence GTGACCACAGCTAACCCCACTCTCCATCAGCCCACCACGGGGCTCCCGAGCCGGCCGAACATGGTGCAGGTCGGGACCATGGTGTGGCTCGCCAGCGAGCTCATGTTCTTCGGTGGGCTCTTCGCCATGTACTTCACCCTCCGCTCCACGTCTCCGGAGCTCTGGGCCGAGAACACCGCGATCCTCAACGTCCCGCTCGCCGCGGCGAACACGCTGATCCTGGTGCTCTCCTCCGTCACCGCCCAGTTCGGCGTCCTCGCCGCCGAGCGCCTCCAGCCCCGCCGCACCGGCGGCTTCCTGCAGTTCGGGAAGTGGGGCATGGTCGAGTGGTTCATCCTGACCTTCATCATGGGCTCGATCTTCGTGGCGGTGCAGTCCTACGAGTACGCGGTGCTCGTCTCCGAGGGCGTGACCATCGCGGCGAACGCGTACGGCTCGGCCTTCTACATCACCACCGGCTTCCACGCCCTCCACGTGGCCGGTGGCCTCATCGCGTTCCTCTTCATCATCGGCCGCGCCTACATGGCCCGCCGGTTCGGCCATCACGAGGCCACGTCCGCGATCGTCGTGTCCTACTACTGGCACTTCGTGGACGTCGTCTGGATCGCCCTGTTCTTCATCGTCTACTTCCTGAAGTAA